From Saccharothrix espanaensis DSM 44229, the proteins below share one genomic window:
- a CDS encoding ArsR/SmtB family transcription factor, translating to MAVRIRLTGAGPAGAGLAKVRFAYSPVFETVMAVDGLRVPGAHAVHLPWVAWARERLAAIDDLPVLLDLMAGPVKPAALMPVPDVRMPDLEAELVGLPARVADVVRSCHEVLVAPHWRRIVAVLEADVHARAAVLADRGIGAVFADLHPGVAWADGELVLYGDSRPDRPHRVDLARDGLVLSPSVFCWPRAWTAADPVGPGVVRYPARGIATLWESEPAAPDELAALIGKTRAALLVLLAAPMSTTELATRLGVTAGAVSQHIGVLRGARLVSTRRDGRAVLHMRTARADALLA from the coding sequence GTGGCGGTGCGGATCAGGTTGACCGGCGCGGGACCGGCCGGTGCGGGGTTGGCGAAGGTCCGGTTCGCCTACTCGCCGGTGTTCGAGACGGTGATGGCGGTGGACGGGCTGCGCGTGCCCGGCGCGCACGCCGTGCACCTGCCGTGGGTGGCGTGGGCGCGTGAGCGGTTGGCGGCGATCGACGACCTGCCGGTGTTGCTGGACCTGATGGCGGGTCCGGTGAAGCCGGCGGCGCTGATGCCCGTGCCCGACGTCCGGATGCCCGATTTGGAGGCCGAGCTGGTCGGCCTGCCGGCGCGGGTGGCGGACGTCGTGCGGTCCTGCCACGAGGTGCTGGTGGCTCCGCACTGGCGGCGGATCGTGGCGGTGCTGGAAGCGGACGTGCACGCGCGCGCCGCGGTGCTCGCCGACCGCGGGATCGGGGCGGTGTTCGCCGACCTGCACCCCGGGGTGGCGTGGGCCGACGGTGAGCTGGTGCTGTACGGGGATTCGCGTCCGGACCGGCCGCACCGGGTGGACCTGGCGCGGGACGGCCTGGTGCTCTCGCCCAGCGTGTTCTGCTGGCCCCGCGCGTGGACGGCGGCGGACCCGGTCGGGCCCGGGGTGGTGCGGTACCCGGCGCGGGGGATCGCGACCTTGTGGGAGTCGGAACCGGCCGCGCCGGACGAGCTGGCGGCGTTGATCGGGAAGACACGGGCGGCGCTGCTGGTGCTGCTGGCCGCGCCGATGTCGACCACCGAGCTGGCCACCCGGTTGGGCGTCACGGCGGGGGCGGTGTCGCAGCACATCGGGGTGTTGCGCGGGGCGCGGTTGGTGAGCACTCGGCGGGACGGGCGGGCGGTCCTGCACATGCGCACGGCACGGGCTGACGCGCTGCTGGCGTAA
- the cobA gene encoding uroporphyrinogen-III C-methyltransferase translates to MHGEQHYLVGLDLAGRKVVVVGGGTVAQRRLPRLVAAGALVEVVSPEVTPAVQGIVEAGGAVWHERRYAPGDLDGAWYVLACTSDPEVNARITADATDLRVFCVRADVAVKGTAVTPAVGGHDGLLLGVLAGGQHRRSAAVRDGLLAALRDGSLSDQHDQPAGVALVGGGPGDPDLITVRGRRLLARADVVVADRLAPMELLDELPPHVEVVDAAKIPYGRAATQDFINTTLVDNAKAGKFVVRLKGGDPYVFGRGFEELIACAEAGVPVTVVPGVTSAFGVPALADVPVTHRGVAHEVVVVSGHVAPDDERSLVDWDALARLRGTVVILMGVERAGAFAAALRAGRPGATPVSVIQEGSTRAQRVVQSTLDSLGHDVVERGIRPPAIIVVGPVAGLARELPFRA, encoded by the coding sequence ATGCACGGTGAACAGCACTACCTTGTGGGCCTCGACCTGGCCGGCCGGAAGGTCGTCGTGGTGGGCGGCGGGACCGTCGCCCAGCGCCGGCTGCCGCGCCTGGTGGCGGCGGGTGCGCTGGTCGAGGTCGTCTCGCCCGAGGTCACGCCCGCGGTCCAGGGCATCGTGGAGGCCGGCGGCGCGGTGTGGCACGAGCGCCGCTACGCCCCCGGCGACCTCGACGGCGCCTGGTACGTGCTGGCCTGCACGTCCGACCCCGAGGTGAACGCCCGGATCACCGCCGACGCGACCGACCTGCGGGTGTTCTGCGTGCGCGCGGACGTGGCGGTGAAGGGCACCGCGGTGACCCCGGCCGTGGGCGGCCACGACGGGCTGCTGCTGGGCGTGCTCGCGGGCGGGCAGCACCGGCGTTCGGCGGCGGTGCGCGACGGGCTGCTGGCGGCGTTGCGCGACGGGTCGCTGAGCGACCAGCACGACCAGCCGGCCGGGGTGGCGCTGGTCGGCGGCGGCCCCGGCGACCCGGACCTGATCACCGTGCGCGGCCGGCGGCTGCTGGCCCGCGCGGACGTCGTGGTGGCCGACCGGCTGGCCCCGATGGAGCTGCTGGACGAGCTGCCGCCGCACGTCGAGGTGGTGGACGCGGCCAAGATCCCGTACGGGCGGGCCGCCACCCAGGACTTCATCAACACCACGCTGGTCGACAACGCCAAGGCCGGCAAGTTCGTGGTGCGGCTCAAGGGCGGCGACCCGTACGTGTTCGGCCGCGGCTTCGAGGAGCTGATCGCGTGCGCCGAGGCGGGCGTGCCGGTCACCGTGGTGCCCGGCGTGACCAGCGCGTTCGGCGTGCCCGCGCTGGCCGACGTGCCGGTGACGCACCGGGGCGTGGCGCACGAGGTGGTCGTGGTGTCCGGGCACGTGGCCCCGGACGACGAGCGCTCGCTGGTGGACTGGGACGCGCTGGCCCGCCTGCGCGGCACGGTGGTGATCCTGATGGGTGTCGAGCGGGCGGGCGCGTTCGCGGCGGCGCTGCGGGCCGGTCGGCCCGGTGCCACGCCGGTCTCGGTGATCCAGGAGGGCAGCACCCGCGCGCAACGCGTCGTCCAGTCCACTTTGGACTCGTTGGGGCACGACGTGGTGGAGCGCGGGATCCGCCCCCCGGCGATCATCGTGGTCGGACCGGTAGCCGGACTGGCGCGGGAGTTGCCTTTTCGAGCGTGA
- a CDS encoding PIG-L deacetylase family protein codes for MDDYLPLPEDWDRALAVVAHPDDLEYGAAGAIARWTDQGRSVAYLLVTKGEAGIDGLPPEQAAPLRVREQIASAAVVGVTDVRFLDHQDGVLEYGLPLRRDIAVAIRRYRPDLVITGNHHPTFAGGSLNMADHRVVGQAVLDAVRDAGNRWVFPDPDLEPWNGVRRVAIASSPHAGHAVDLTGTFERGVESLRAHAAYLAGLGGGDVADPDVFLRGMAEAAAQRFGGRLAVPFELVVM; via the coding sequence ATGGACGACTACCTCCCGCTGCCCGAGGACTGGGACCGCGCGCTCGCCGTGGTGGCCCACCCGGACGACCTCGAGTACGGCGCTGCCGGCGCGATCGCCCGGTGGACCGACCAGGGCCGGTCCGTGGCCTACCTGCTGGTGACCAAGGGCGAGGCCGGGATCGACGGCCTGCCGCCGGAACAGGCGGCCCCGCTGCGGGTCCGCGAGCAGATCGCCTCGGCCGCCGTCGTCGGCGTGACCGACGTGCGGTTCCTGGACCACCAGGACGGGGTGCTGGAGTACGGCCTGCCGCTGCGCCGCGACATCGCCGTGGCCATCCGCCGGTACCGGCCGGACCTGGTGATCACCGGCAACCACCACCCGACCTTCGCCGGCGGGTCGCTCAACATGGCCGACCACCGGGTGGTCGGCCAGGCCGTGCTCGACGCGGTGCGCGACGCCGGGAACCGGTGGGTGTTCCCCGACCCGGACCTGGAGCCGTGGAACGGGGTCCGGCGGGTGGCCATCGCGTCCTCGCCGCACGCCGGGCACGCCGTCGACCTCACCGGCACGTTCGAGCGGGGCGTCGAGTCGCTGCGCGCGCACGCCGCCTACCTGGCGGGTCTGGGCGGCGGCGACGTGGCGGACCCGGACGTGTTCCTGCGCGGGATGGCCGAGGCCGCCGCCCAGCGGTTCGGCGGTCGGCTCGCGGTGCCCTTCGAACTGGTGGTGATGTGA
- a CDS encoding S1 family peptidase, with protein MAKTLHRLITALAAAVAAVGLLTVVPASADVSPYIVGGTRATISQYPWTVYLATSSGGQFCGGTLVKGNKVVTAAHCTSGRSAASTRVVWGREDKQSTAGIVASVTKIWIHPSYRSATSGYDVSVLTLDRNITSAYLPLAGPSDTALYAAGTSTTILGWGTTSSGGSASRYLLKASVPVVSDTSCKQSYPQYNASAMVCAGYPQGGTDTCQGDSGGPIVAGGKLIGATSWGRGCASAGYPGVYARIATYNSVLTQQIDS; from the coding sequence ATGGCGAAAACCCTGCATCGCCTGATCACCGCTCTGGCCGCCGCCGTCGCCGCGGTCGGCCTGCTCACCGTCGTGCCGGCGAGTGCCGACGTGTCGCCCTACATCGTCGGCGGGACCCGCGCGACCATCAGCCAGTACCCGTGGACCGTCTACCTGGCCACGTCCAGCGGCGGCCAGTTCTGCGGCGGCACCCTGGTGAAGGGCAACAAGGTCGTCACCGCCGCGCACTGCACCAGCGGTCGCTCCGCCGCGAGCACCCGCGTGGTGTGGGGCCGTGAGGACAAGCAGAGCACCGCGGGCATCGTCGCCTCGGTGACGAAGATCTGGATCCACCCGAGCTACCGCAGCGCCACGTCCGGCTACGACGTGTCGGTGCTCACGCTCGACCGCAACATCACGTCGGCCTACCTGCCGCTGGCTGGCCCGTCCGACACCGCGCTGTACGCCGCGGGCACCAGCACCACGATCCTGGGCTGGGGCACCACGTCGTCCGGCGGCTCGGCGTCGCGCTACCTGCTCAAGGCGTCCGTCCCGGTCGTCTCGGACACCAGCTGCAAGCAGTCCTACCCGCAGTACAACGCCTCCGCGATGGTGTGCGCCGGCTACCCGCAGGGCGGCACCGACACCTGCCAGGGCGACTCCGGCGGCCCGATCGTGGCCGGCGGCAAGCTGATCGGCGCGACCTCCTGGGGTCGTGGCTGCGCGTCGGCGGGCTACCCCGGCGTGTACGCCCGGATCGCCACGTACAACTCCGTGCTCACCCAGCAGATCGACTCCTAA
- a CDS encoding cobalamin biosynthesis protein: MIGLFAAGERGRRAAVELAGFLGPDAVVPDGPIGPALRRLWPRLGSAVFFLGTDATVRLVAPLLRDERSDPGVVCVDGGFAVALLGGVDALAGRIGELLDSAPVVTSASVTSPLDELVELLDVVVDGDLSAFGGALRDGDSVLLRNPLGFPLPALPDNVQVDDVSGHPEWTVLLDDRIPSGPQPERQLRLVPRTLVIGVGSGTGVSSAAVSEALAELEVRGLDLRAVRAFATLDRKTAEQGIADALEDWGFWHDSTTAPLLAYSGEELAVIPVPNPAELAIGIPSVAEAAALRGAMELSGGGRVEIAVEKVKGAAVTVAAARVLPRGRLALIGLGPGGADERTPRAEAELRRASVVVGTDECVAQVRHLLRPGTRVAADGAVGLAEAGAAVAFVGRAGGPVLEGPVRAEVVRVGGVTS; encoded by the coding sequence GTGATCGGGTTGTTCGCCGCCGGCGAGCGCGGGCGGCGGGCGGCCGTCGAGCTGGCGGGATTCCTCGGGCCGGACGCGGTGGTGCCGGACGGGCCGATCGGCCCGGCGCTGCGCCGGTTGTGGCCGAGGCTGGGCTCGGCGGTGTTCTTCCTCGGCACGGACGCCACCGTGCGGCTGGTCGCGCCGCTGCTGCGCGACGAGCGCTCCGACCCCGGCGTGGTGTGCGTCGACGGCGGGTTCGCGGTGGCGCTGCTGGGCGGCGTGGACGCGCTGGCCGGGCGGATCGGCGAGCTGCTGGACAGCGCCCCGGTGGTCACCTCCGCGTCGGTGACCTCGCCGCTGGACGAGCTGGTCGAGCTGCTCGACGTGGTGGTGGACGGCGACCTGTCGGCGTTCGGCGGGGCCCTGCGCGACGGCGACTCCGTGCTGCTGCGCAACCCGCTGGGCTTCCCGCTGCCCGCCCTGCCGGACAACGTGCAGGTGGACGACGTGTCGGGGCACCCGGAGTGGACCGTCCTGCTGGACGACCGGATCCCGTCCGGGCCGCAGCCGGAACGTCAGCTGCGGCTGGTGCCGCGCACGCTGGTGATCGGCGTCGGGTCGGGCACCGGCGTGTCCTCGGCGGCCGTGTCGGAGGCGTTGGCGGAGCTGGAGGTGCGCGGGCTGGACCTGCGCGCGGTGCGCGCGTTCGCCACGCTGGACCGCAAGACCGCCGAGCAGGGCATCGCCGACGCCCTGGAGGACTGGGGATTCTGGCACGACTCGACCACCGCGCCGCTGCTGGCGTACTCGGGCGAAGAGCTCGCGGTGATCCCGGTGCCGAACCCGGCGGAGCTGGCGATCGGCATCCCGAGCGTGGCCGAGGCGGCGGCGCTGCGCGGCGCGATGGAGCTCTCCGGCGGCGGCCGGGTGGAGATCGCGGTGGAGAAGGTCAAGGGCGCGGCGGTGACCGTGGCGGCGGCCCGGGTGCTGCCGCGCGGCCGGCTCGCGCTGATCGGCCTCGGGCCGGGCGGCGCGGACGAGCGCACGCCGCGCGCCGAGGCCGAGCTGCGGCGGGCGTCGGTCGTGGTGGGCACCGACGAGTGCGTGGCCCAGGTCCGGCACCTGCTGCGACCCGGGACCCGGGTGGCGGCCGACGGGGCGGTCGGGCTGGCCGAGGCCGGCGCGGCGGTCGCGTTCGTCGGCCGCGCCGGCGGTCCGGTGCTGGAGGGTCCGGTGCGGGCCGAGGTCGTCCGGGTCGGCGGCGTCACCTCCTGA
- a CDS encoding cobalt-precorrin-4/precorrin-4 C(11)-methyltransferase, translating to MTGRVSFVGAGPGAADLITVRGAKRMAEADVVVWSPAVVEAECVREHARPDAELVDFSRVSESEVVDLYRRASASKLDVVRLHAGDPSLWGGLREQYETCQKLGLAVDVVPGVSAVSAVGASVGRELTTSDVAQSVVLTGPEGAEHVAEFAAHGTTMAISASGARTGRIVEQLRAGGYSDDTPVVVAYKVSLPDETVAQTTLGELEACVKEHKLYRTTLFLVGEVLKPAPARRAVAGDEPVRRTRSKWSMRASRDSASVAAWSAVHDWQETARARRSAPAKPKPGTDDPVLELVTAPAEDPAPGQVDPTPAELGSTGVGSADAGAAASGVGPSAAGSSGAGTPAAGTPAAGTSGAGASAAGSVGAGSVVAAVEPPKPKPTVAAAAKRKPTTVQASTTPRKPAASRAKKPKRAN from the coding sequence ATGACTGGTCGGGTCTCCTTCGTGGGCGCCGGTCCCGGTGCCGCCGATCTCATCACCGTCCGCGGCGCGAAGCGGATGGCCGAGGCCGACGTGGTGGTGTGGTCGCCCGCCGTCGTCGAAGCCGAGTGCGTGCGCGAGCACGCCCGCCCGGACGCGGAACTCGTGGACTTCTCCCGGGTGTCCGAGTCCGAGGTGGTGGACCTGTACCGGCGCGCGTCGGCGAGCAAGCTCGACGTCGTGCGGCTGCACGCGGGCGACCCGTCGCTGTGGGGCGGCCTGCGCGAGCAGTACGAGACGTGCCAGAAGCTCGGGCTGGCCGTCGACGTCGTGCCCGGCGTGTCGGCGGTGTCCGCCGTGGGCGCGTCCGTCGGGCGCGAACTGACCACTTCGGACGTCGCGCAGTCGGTGGTGCTGACCGGGCCCGAGGGCGCGGAGCACGTGGCCGAGTTCGCCGCGCACGGCACCACGATGGCGATCAGCGCGTCCGGCGCGCGGACCGGCCGGATCGTGGAGCAGCTGCGCGCGGGCGGCTACTCCGACGACACGCCGGTCGTGGTGGCGTACAAGGTTTCCCTGCCCGACGAGACGGTCGCGCAGACCACGCTGGGCGAGCTGGAGGCGTGCGTCAAGGAGCACAAGCTCTACCGCACCACGCTGTTCCTGGTCGGCGAGGTGCTCAAGCCCGCCCCGGCCCGGCGCGCGGTGGCCGGTGACGAGCCGGTGCGCCGGACCCGGTCGAAGTGGTCGATGCGCGCGTCCCGCGACTCCGCCTCGGTCGCCGCGTGGTCCGCGGTGCACGACTGGCAGGAGACCGCGCGGGCCCGCCGGTCCGCCCCCGCCAAGCCGAAGCCGGGCACCGACGACCCGGTGCTGGAACTGGTGACCGCGCCCGCCGAGGACCCCGCGCCCGGCCAGGTCGACCCCACGCCGGCCGAACTCGGGTCGACGGGGGTCGGGTCGGCGGATGCCGGCGCGGCGGCCTCGGGCGTCGGGCCGTCGGCTGCCGGGTCGTCCGGTGCTGGAACCCCGGCTGCTGGAACCCCGGCTGCTGGAACCTCGGGTGCCGGAGCCTCGGCGGCCGGGTCCGTGGGTGCCGGGTCGGTGGTGGCGGCGGTCGAGCCGCCCAAGCCGAAGCCGACCGTCGCGGCGGCGGCCAAGCGCAAGCCGACCACGGTCCAGGCCAGCACCACACCGCGCAAGCCGGCCGCGTCGCGGGCCAAGAAGCCCAAGCGCGCCAACTGA
- a CDS encoding cobyrinate a,c-diamide synthase, which yields MNRLVVAAPASGSGKTTVATGLMAALRRTGDRVAPFKVGPDYIDPGYHGLATGRPGRNLDPVMVGEHRVASLFAHGARGCDLAVVEGVMGLFDGRVDTEGIGSTAHVAKLLSAPVLFVVDARGQSRSLAALLHGFRGYDPTVRLGGVVLNQVGSARHEHVLRGACAEVGLEVLGVLPRDEKFRLPSRHLGLVTAAEHGQPALDAVDAIAAAVAEHVDLAAVRRLAAQVPARALPTWDPAAEVDPVPGAPVVAVAGGAAFTFGYAEHTELLRAAGADVVVLDPLRDRDLPDGTAGLVLPGGFPEQHAAELSANDGLRAAVAAFARSGGPVHAECGGLLYLARELDGVPMCGVVDAVGSMTPRLTLGYRDAVAPVDSVLASAGTRITGHEFHRTTLSVSSGTSGGARPAWQWRGHDQRPVAEGFVLDGVHASYLHTHPASAPEAVARFVRACATESVRYEATR from the coding sequence GTGAACCGCCTGGTGGTCGCCGCCCCCGCGTCGGGCAGCGGCAAGACCACCGTGGCCACCGGCCTGATGGCGGCGCTGCGCCGCACGGGCGACCGGGTGGCCCCCTTCAAGGTCGGACCGGACTACATCGACCCCGGCTACCACGGCCTGGCCACCGGCCGGCCGGGCCGCAACCTCGACCCGGTCATGGTCGGCGAGCACCGGGTCGCCTCGCTGTTCGCGCACGGCGCGCGCGGCTGCGACCTGGCCGTGGTCGAGGGCGTGATGGGCCTGTTCGACGGGCGGGTGGACACCGAGGGCATCGGCTCCACCGCGCACGTCGCCAAGCTGCTGTCCGCGCCGGTGCTGTTCGTGGTCGACGCGCGCGGCCAGAGCCGCAGCCTGGCCGCCCTGCTGCACGGGTTCCGCGGCTACGACCCGACCGTGCGGCTGGGCGGCGTGGTCCTCAACCAGGTCGGCTCCGCGCGGCACGAGCACGTGCTGCGCGGCGCGTGCGCCGAGGTCGGGCTGGAGGTGCTGGGCGTGCTGCCGCGCGACGAGAAGTTCCGGCTGCCGTCCCGGCACCTGGGCCTGGTCACCGCCGCCGAGCACGGGCAGCCCGCGCTGGACGCCGTGGACGCGATCGCCGCCGCCGTCGCCGAGCACGTCGACCTGGCGGCGGTGCGCCGGCTGGCCGCGCAGGTGCCCGCGCGGGCCTTGCCCACCTGGGACCCGGCCGCCGAGGTCGACCCGGTGCCGGGCGCGCCGGTCGTCGCGGTCGCCGGCGGCGCGGCGTTCACCTTCGGCTACGCCGAGCACACCGAGCTGCTGCGCGCGGCCGGCGCGGACGTCGTCGTGCTCGACCCGTTGCGGGACCGGGACCTCCCGGACGGCACGGCCGGCCTCGTGCTGCCCGGCGGGTTCCCCGAGCAGCACGCCGCCGAGCTGTCCGCCAACGACGGGCTGCGCGCCGCCGTCGCCGCGTTCGCGCGCTCCGGCGGACCGGTGCACGCCGAGTGCGGCGGCCTGCTCTACCTGGCGCGCGAGCTCGACGGCGTGCCGATGTGCGGGGTGGTCGACGCGGTCGGCTCGATGACGCCCCGGCTCACCCTGGGCTACCGCGACGCCGTCGCGCCGGTCGACTCGGTGCTGGCCTCGGCCGGTACCCGGATCACCGGGCACGAGTTCCACCGGACGACCCTCAGCGTGTCCTCCGGCACGTCGGGGGGAGCCCGGCCGGCCTGGCAGTGGCGCGGCCACGACCAGCGGCCGGTGGCCGAGGGGTTCGTGCTCGACGGCGTGCACGCCTCGTACCTGCACACGCACCCGGCGTCCGCGCCGGAGGCGGTGGCCCGCTTCGTACGGGCCTGCGCGACCGAGTCCGTGCGGTACGAGGCCACTCGATAG
- the cobO gene encoding cob(I)yrinic acid a,c-diamide adenosyltransferase yields MPQGQPSVVPVDGLTTRQRRNRPLTILHTGEMKGKSTAAFGLALRGWNQGWSIGVFQFVKSAKWKVGEESAFRALGRLHEQTGEGGPVEWHKMGEGWSWSRKAGTEEDHAAAALEGWREIARRLAAGQHGVYVLDEFTYPLHWGWVDVDEVVTALRERPGHQHVVITGRYAPPALVDAADLVVEMTKVKHPMDAGQKGQKGIEW; encoded by the coding sequence GTGCCCCAAGGCCAGCCGTCCGTCGTCCCGGTCGACGGGCTCACCACCAGGCAGCGGCGCAACCGCCCGCTGACCATCCTGCACACCGGCGAGATGAAGGGGAAGTCGACCGCCGCGTTCGGGCTCGCGCTGCGCGGGTGGAACCAGGGCTGGTCGATCGGCGTCTTCCAGTTCGTGAAGTCGGCGAAGTGGAAGGTCGGCGAGGAGTCGGCGTTCCGCGCGCTGGGCCGGCTGCACGAGCAGACCGGTGAGGGCGGCCCCGTCGAGTGGCACAAGATGGGCGAGGGCTGGTCCTGGTCCCGCAAGGCGGGCACCGAGGAGGACCACGCCGCCGCGGCGCTGGAGGGCTGGCGCGAGATCGCCCGCCGGCTGGCCGCCGGGCAGCACGGCGTCTACGTGCTCGACGAGTTCACCTACCCGCTGCACTGGGGCTGGGTGGACGTGGACGAGGTGGTCACCGCCCTGCGCGAGCGGCCCGGCCACCAGCACGTCGTGATCACCGGCCGGTACGCGCCGCCGGCGCTGGTCGACGCCGCCGACCTCGTGGTGGAGATGACCAAGGTCAAGCACCCGATGGACGCGGGGCAGAAGGGCCAGAAGGGGATCGAGTGGTGA
- a CDS encoding putative cobaltochelatase encodes MGARFPFSAVVGHDDLRTALLLNAVHPGIGGVLVRGEKGTAKSTVVRALAALLPALEVVAGCRFGCDPAVAADCPDGPHDGPAERRTARLVELPVGATEDRLIGSLDLERALTEGVRAYQPGLLAAAHRGVLYVDEVNLLHDHLVDLLLDAAAMGRAHVEREGVSVSHAASFLLVGTMNPEEGELRPQLLDRFGLTVAVRASRDVGTRTEVIRRRLAYEADPEGFADRWAAEDAALAARIEDARGRLAAVVLPDAEVRRIAGVCAAFEVDGMRADLVVARTAVAHAAWRGADEVAEQDVEAAVRLALPHRKRRDPFDEPGLEEQQLDDAMRQGAEHAADDPDSDPDSGPDSGTDSGPDDDPDGPDDGGGLPPDASESTSDTSSQQQPGGSSGERTHAPAPSFKARLLQVPGVGEGAPGKRSRARARTGRVVRASTADGSGLHLVGTLGAAAPFQAARGRSGPGLVLRGTDLRLSVREGKESNLVLFVVDASGSMAARQRMSAVSGAVVSLLRDAYQRRDKVGVITFRGTGAETALPPTNSVDAAATRLRQLRTGGRTPLADGLLRARRVLATERVRDPRRRPLLVLLTDGRATATGSGGDPMRDALRAAGLLAADEVAAVVVDCESGHVRLGLAGRVAEALDAVCLRLEELSADQVAGVVRAARAA; translated from the coding sequence ATGGGCGCGCGTTTCCCCTTTTCCGCCGTCGTCGGCCACGACGACCTCCGCACGGCGCTGTTGCTCAACGCCGTGCACCCCGGTATCGGCGGGGTGCTCGTCCGAGGCGAGAAGGGGACCGCGAAGTCGACCGTGGTCCGCGCCTTGGCCGCCCTGCTGCCCGCGCTGGAGGTGGTCGCGGGCTGCCGCTTCGGCTGCGACCCCGCCGTGGCCGCCGACTGCCCGGACGGCCCGCACGACGGCCCGGCCGAGCGCCGCACCGCGCGCCTGGTGGAACTCCCGGTCGGCGCGACCGAGGACCGGCTGATCGGGTCGCTGGACCTGGAGCGCGCGCTGACCGAGGGCGTGCGCGCCTACCAGCCGGGGCTGCTGGCCGCCGCCCACCGGGGCGTGCTCTACGTGGACGAGGTCAACCTGCTGCACGACCACCTGGTGGACCTGCTGCTGGACGCCGCCGCGATGGGCCGCGCGCACGTCGAGCGCGAAGGCGTGTCCGTCTCGCACGCCGCCTCGTTCCTCCTGGTGGGCACCATGAACCCGGAGGAGGGCGAGTTGCGGCCGCAGCTGCTGGACCGCTTCGGCCTCACCGTGGCCGTGCGGGCCTCCCGTGACGTGGGCACCCGCACCGAGGTCATCCGCCGCCGGCTGGCCTACGAGGCCGACCCGGAGGGCTTCGCGGACCGCTGGGCCGCCGAGGACGCCGCGCTGGCCGCCCGGATCGAGGACGCGCGCGGCCGGCTGGCCGCCGTCGTGCTGCCCGACGCCGAGGTGCGCCGGATCGCCGGCGTCTGCGCCGCGTTCGAGGTCGACGGGATGCGCGCGGACCTCGTGGTCGCCCGCACGGCCGTCGCGCACGCCGCGTGGCGCGGTGCGGACGAGGTCGCCGAGCAGGACGTGGAGGCCGCCGTCCGGCTGGCCCTGCCGCACCGCAAGCGCCGCGACCCCTTCGACGAGCCCGGTCTGGAGGAGCAGCAGCTCGACGACGCCATGCGGCAGGGTGCCGAGCACGCCGCCGACGACCCCGACAGCGACCCCGACAGCGGCCCGGACAGCGGCACCGACAGCGGCCCGGACGACGACCCGGACGGCCCCGACGACGGCGGCGGGCTGCCGCCGGACGCGTCGGAGTCCACTTCGGACACCTCGTCCCAGCAGCAGCCCGGTGGGTCGTCCGGCGAGCGCACGCACGCCCCCGCGCCGTCGTTCAAGGCCCGGCTGCTCCAGGTCCCCGGCGTCGGCGAGGGCGCGCCCGGCAAGCGCTCCCGGGCCCGCGCGCGGACCGGCCGGGTGGTCCGCGCGTCCACCGCGGACGGTTCGGGGCTGCACCTGGTGGGCACGCTCGGCGCGGCGGCCCCGTTCCAGGCCGCGCGCGGGCGCAGCGGCCCCGGTCTGGTGCTGCGCGGCACCGACCTGCGGCTGTCGGTCCGCGAGGGCAAGGAGAGCAACCTGGTCCTGTTCGTGGTCGACGCGTCCGGCTCGATGGCCGCGCGGCAGCGCATGTCGGCGGTCAGCGGCGCGGTCGTCTCGCTGCTGCGCGACGCCTACCAGCGGCGCGACAAGGTCGGCGTGATCACCTTCCGCGGCACCGGCGCGGAGACCGCCCTGCCGCCGACGAACTCCGTGGACGCGGCGGCCACCCGGCTGCGGCAGCTGCGCACCGGCGGGCGCACCCCGCTCGCCGACGGCCTGCTGCGCGCCCGTCGGGTGCTGGCCACCGAGCGGGTCCGCGACCCGCGCCGCCGCCCGCTGCTGGTGCTGCTCACCGACGGCCGCGCCACCGCCACCGGTTCCGGCGGCGACCCGATGCGCGACGCCCTGCGCGCGGCCGGCCTGCTGGCCGCCGACGAGGTCGCCGCGGTGGTCGTGGACTGCGAGTCCGGCCACGTCCGGCTCGGCCTCGCGGGCCGGGTCGCCGAAGCGCTGGACGCCGTGTGCCTGCGCCTGGAAGAACTGTCCGCCGACCAGGTCGCCGGCGTCGTGCGCGCCGCGCGGGCCGCCTAG
- a CDS encoding TetR/AcrR family transcriptional regulator, whose protein sequence is MAERPERPERADAARNRAAILAAAARLIGEHGLDGVNMAEVAVAAGVGKGTLFRRFGDREGLIQAVVAEGALAWRAEAEILVTDVDRPAAERVITFVGTLFDHVLASLPLIRALERVSAGSESCDADLALTHRRLADLIAQVRPDADADYLAHALLANLRGEVVHHLVRRLGLPARRVRSGVMALARAVLTGDLEPVGRGATMPGL, encoded by the coding sequence GTGGCCGAACGACCCGAACGACCCGAACGGGCCGACGCCGCGCGCAACCGCGCCGCGATCCTGGCCGCCGCCGCCCGGCTGATCGGCGAGCACGGGCTCGACGGCGTGAACATGGCGGAGGTCGCCGTCGCCGCTGGGGTCGGCAAGGGCACCCTGTTCCGCCGCTTCGGCGACCGGGAGGGCCTGATCCAGGCCGTCGTCGCGGAGGGCGCCCTGGCCTGGCGGGCCGAGGCCGAGATCCTCGTCACCGACGTCGACCGGCCGGCCGCCGAGAGGGTGATCACGTTCGTCGGCACCCTGTTCGACCACGTGCTGGCCTCGCTGCCGCTGATCCGGGCACTGGAGCGGGTGTCGGCCGGCAGCGAGTCCTGCGACGCCGACCTCGCCCTCACCCACCGCCGGTTGGCGGACCTGATCGCGCAGGTCAGACCCGACGCGGACGCCGACTACCTGGCGCACGCGCTGCTGGCGAACCTGCGCGGCGAGGTGGTCCACCACCTGGTCCGCCGACTGGGCCTGCCGGCCCGCCGGGTGCGGTCGGGTGTGATGGCGCTCGCCCGCGCGGTGCTCACCGGGGACTTGGAGCCGGTCGGCCGAGGTGCGACGATGCCGGGGCTGTAG